The Pan troglodytes isolate AG18354 chromosome 6, NHGRI_mPanTro3-v2.0_pri, whole genome shotgun sequence genomic sequence ccaagtcCACCTCACACGGTCCTCTGAGCTTCAGTTCTGTGATCACCAACAcagagaccacctcacacagtgctcccagcttcacttcttcaatcGCCACCGCTGAGACTACCTCACAAAGTCCTCAAGGCTTCACGTTTTGGATCCCCACCACAGAGACCACCTCACGCAgtcctcccagcttcacttctttgatCACTACCACCGAGACCCCCTCACACAGTAATCCCAGCTCCACTTCTTCGATCACCACCACAGAGTCCACCTCACACAGTCCTCCAAGCTTCACTTCTGCAATCGCCACCACAGGGAtcacctcacacagtactcccattTTCACTTCTTCGATCGCCACCACCGAGAGCACCTCACACAGTACTGCCAGCTTCACTTCATCGATCACCAGCACCGAGACCatctcacacagtactcccagcttcagtTCTTTGATCACCGCCACCAAGACCACATctcacagtactcccagcttaaCTTCTTTGGTCACCACCACCAAGTCTACCTCACGGAATCCTCCGAACTTCACTTCTGCGATCGCCACCACAGGGATCACCTCACGCAGTACTCCCGCTTTCACTTCTTCGATCACAACCACCGAGAgcacctcacacagtactcccagcttcacttttTCGACCACCAGCACCGAGACCACATcgcacagtactcccagcttcacttcctTGATCACCACCATCGAGACCACATcccacagtactcccagcttgaCTTATTCGATCACTACAACCAGGAACaactcacacagtactcccagcttcacttctttaaTCACCATCACAGAGTCCACATCCCACAATACTgccagcttcacttcttcaatcACCACCACTGGCAACACCTCACACAGTATGCCGAGCTTCACTTCTTCAATCGCCACCACTGAGATCatctcacacagtactcccagctacaCTTCTTCCATCACTACCACTGAGACACCCTCACACAGTTCTCCCAGCTTCCCTTCTTCAATCACGAACACTGAGACCATATCACACAGGACTCCCAGCTTGACTTCTGCAATCACCACCACTGAGACCATGTCACACAGTATTCCAGGCTTCATTTCCTCAATCACCACCACCAAGACTACCTCACACCTTTCTCCCAGGTTCACTTCTTTGATCACCACCAccgagaccacctcacacagtcctcccagcttcacttctttgatCAACAGCAccgagaccacctcacacagtccTCCTAGCTTCACTTCTTCAAGCACCACCACTGAGACCCCTTCACACAGTACTCCTGGCTTCTCTTCTTCAATTGCCACCTCCAAGACCACCTCAACCAGTCCTCCCAGATTCACCTTTGCGATTGCCACAACcaagaccacctcacacagtactcccaggtTTACTTCTGTGATTGCCAGCACcaagaccacctcacacagtactcccagttTGAATTCTCTGATCACCACCACCGGGACCAGCTCACACAGTACCCTCAGCTTAAGTTCTTCGGTCACCACCACCAAGACAACCTCACACAGTCGTGCCAGCTTCACTTCTTCGATGGCCACCACTGAGACCACATCACAGAATACTCCCGGCTTCACTTCTTCGATCGCCACCACCGAGAtcacctcacacagtactcccagcttcacttcttcgaTCACCACCACCAAGAGCACATCCCACAGTAATCCCAGCTTGACTTCTGCCATCGTCACCACTGAGACCAGGTCACACAGTCCTCCCATCTTTACTTCTTCGATCACCACCAcagagaccacctcacacagtactcccagcttcacttcttcgaTTGCCACTGCggagaccacctcacacagtcctcccagcttcacttctttgatCACTACCAGCGAGACCCCCTCACACAGTAATCCCAGCTTCACTTTGATCACCACCACTGAGTCCACCTCACACAGTCCTCCAAGTTTCACTTCTGTGATTGCCACCACAGGGATCACCTCACACAGTACTCTCATTGTCACTTCTTTGATCACCACCACCAAGAGCACCTCACGCggtactcccagcttcacttcatCGATCAGCAGCACAGAGACCatctcacacagtactcccagcttcagtTCCTTGATCACTGCCACCAAGACCACATcccacagtactcccagcttaaCTTCTTTGATCACCACCACCAAGTCCACCCCACAAAATCCTTCAAGCTTCACTTCTGCGATCACCACCAGAGCGATCACCTCACGCAGTACTCCCATTTTCACTTCTTCAATCGCCACCACCGAGAtcacctcacacagtactcccagcttcacttcttcaatcACCACCACTGAGACAACCTCACAGAAttctcccagcttcacttctttgatCACCATCACTGGGTCCACATCCCACAGTACTGCCAGCTTCACTTCCTCAATCACCACCactgagaccacctcacacagtactcccagcatCACTTCTTCAATCACCACCACCGAGAAGACATCCCACAGCACTCCCAGCTACACTTCTTTGATAGCCACCAGTGAGGCACCCTCATGCACTGTTCCCACCTTCACTTCTTCGATCACCACCACCGAAAGCACATCCCACAGTAATCCCAGCTTGACTTCTGACATCACCACCACTGAAACCAGGTCACACTGTCCTCCCATCTTCACTTCTTGGATCACCATCAccgagaccacctcacacagtcctcccagcttcacttcttggATCACCAGCAccgagaccacctcacacagtcctcccagcttcacttcttcagGCACCACCACTGAGACCCCTTCACACAGTACTCCTGGCTTCTCTTCTTCGATTGCCACCTCCAAGACCATCTCAACCAGTCCTCCCAGATTCACCTTTGTGATCGCCACCACcaagaccacctcacacagtactcccaggtTTACTTCTGTGATTGCCAGCACcaagaccacctcacacagtactcccagttTGAATTCTCTGATCACCACCACTGGGACCAGCTCACACAGTACCCTCGGCTTAAGTTCTTCGATCGCCACCACCGAGACAACCTCACACAGTACTGCCAGCTTCAGTTCTTCGATTGCCACCACTGAGACCACATCACACAATACTCCCGGATTCACTTCTTCAATCGCCACCACCGAGATCACCTCAGACAGTattcccagcttcacttcttcaatcACCACCATGGAGACAACCTCACAGAGTTCTCCCAGCTTCATTTCTTTGATCACCATCACTGGGTCCACATCCCACAGTTCTGCCAGCTTAACTTCTTCAATCACCACCactgagaccacctcacacagtactcccagcatCGCTTCTTCAATCACCACCACCGAGAGGACATCCCACAGCACTCCCAGCTACACTTCTTCGATCGCCACCAGTGAGACACCCTCACACACTgttcccagcttcacttcttcgaTCACCACTGCCAAGAGCACATCCCACAGTAATCCCAGCTTGAGTTCTGCCATCATCACCACTGAGACCAGGTCACGCAGTCCTCCCATCTTTACTTCTTCGATCACCACCAcagagaccacctcacacagtcctcccagcttcacttctttgatCGCCACCACAGAGTCCACCTCACACAGTCCTCCCATCTTTACTTCTTCGATCACCACCAcagagaccacctcacacagtactcccagcttcacttctttgatCACCACCATCGAGGCCACATCCAACAGTACTCCCAGCTTGACTTCTTTGATCACTACAAccgagaccacctcacacagtccTCCCAGCTTCACTTATTTAACCACCATCACCGAGTCCACATCCCACCTTAGTACCAGCCTCACTTCTTCAATCACCACCactgagaccacctcacacagtatGCTGAGCTTCACTTCTTTGATCGCCACCACTGAGATCGTCTTACATAGTACTCCCAGCTACACTTCTTCGATTGCCACCTCGGAGACAccctcacacagtactcccagcttcccTTCTTCAATCACGACCACTCAGTCCAtatcacacagtactcccagcttgaGTTCTGCGATCACCACCACTGAGGCCATTTCACATAGTATTCCAGGCTTCACTTCTTTGATCACCACTGCTGAGGCTACCTCAcaccttcctcccaggttcacttcTTTGATCACCACCACcaagaccacctcacacagtccTCCCAGCTTCACTGCTTCAATCACCAGCACCAAGACGACCTCACATAGTACTCCTGGCTTCACTTCTTTGATCGCCACCactgagaccacctcacacagttctcccagcttcacttcttcaagCACCACCACTGAGATCCCTTCACACAGTACTCCCGGCTTCTCTTCTTCAATTGCCACTTTCAAGACCACCTCAACCAGTCCTCCCAGATTCACCTTTGCGATCTCCACCACCAAGACCACCTTACACAGTACCCCCAGGTTCACTTTGGCGATTGCCAGTACcaagaccacctcacacagtactcccagcttcagtTCTTTTATCACCACCACTGAGACCAtatcacacagtactcccagcctCACTTCTTCGATCACCACCATCGAGACCACATCGCACTGTACTCCTAGCTTGAGTTCTTCAATCACTACAAGCGAGACCACCTCACAtagtactcccagcttcacttctttaaTCACCATCACGGAGTCCACATCCCACAGTACTACCAGTTTCCCTTCTTCAATCACCACCACTGAGATCACCTCACACAGTACCCCCAGCTTCACTTCCTCGATCGCCACCACCGAGATCACCTCACACAgcactcccagcttcacttcttcaatcACCACCATGGAGACAACCTCACGGAGTTCTCCGAGCTTCACTTCTTTGATCACCATCACTGGGTCCACATCCCAAAGTACTgccagcttcacttcttcaatcaccaccactgagaccacctcacacagtactgCCAGCATCACTTCTTCGATCACCACCACCGAGATCATTTCACGCAGTACTTCCAGCTACACTTCTTCTATTGCCACCACTGAGACACCCTCACACAttactcccagcttcacttctacGATCACCACCACCGAGAGCACATCCCACAGTAATCCCAGCTTGACTTCTGCCATCACCACCACTGAGACCAGGTCACACAGTCCTCCCATCTTCACTTCTTCAATCACCACCAcagagaccacctcacacagtactcccagcttcacttctgcGATCACCACCACTGAGACCACCACACGCAGTCTTCCAGGCTTCACTTTTTCGATCGCCACCACCGAGATCACCTCACACAgtcctcccagcttcacttctttaaTCACTACCACGGAAACCCCCTCACACAGTaatcccagcttcacttctttcaTCACCACCACTGAGTCCACCTCACACAGTCTTCCAGGCTTCACTTCTGTGATTGCCACCACAAAGACCACCTTACACAGTACCCCCATCTTCACTTCTTCCATCACCACCACCGAGACCACCTCGCACAATCCTCCAGGCTTCACTTTTTTGATCCCCACCACTGAGACCATCTCACACAGTCCTCCTAGCTTCACTTCTTCAATCACTATCATTGATACCCACTCACACAGTAATCCCAGCTTCATTTCTTTGATCACCACCACCAAGTCCACTTCACAAAGTCCTCTGGGCTTCACTTCTGCGATTGCCACCACAGGGATCACCCCACACAGTACTCCCATTTTCACTTCTTCGATCGCCACCACCAAGAGCACCTCACAtagtactcccagcttcacttcatTGATCACCAGCACTGAGACCATCTCACAGAGTACTCCCAGCTTCAGTTCTTTGATGACCGCCACCGTGACCACATcccacagtactcccagcttaaCTTCTTTGATCACCACCATTAAGTCTACCTCAAAGAATCCTCCGACCTTCACTTCTGCGATCGCCACCACAGGGATCACCTCATGCAGTActcccattttcacttctttgatcGCCACCACCAAGAgcacctcacacagtactcccagcttcacttcatCGATCACCAGCACCGAGACCatctcacacagtactcccagcttcagtTCTTTGATGACCGCCACCGAGACCACATcccacagtactcccagcttaaCTTCTCTGATCACCACCACCAAGTCTACCTCACAGAATCCTCCGAGCTTCACTTCTGCGATTGCCACCACAGGGATCACCTCACGCAGTACTCCCATTTTCACTTCTTCAATCACAAACACCGAGAGCACCTCACgcagtactcccagcttcacttttTCGATCACCAGCACCGAGACCAcatcacacagtactcccagcttcacttcctcGATCACCACCATCGAGACCACATCTCATAGTACTCCCAGCTTGACTTATTCGATCACTACAACCAggaccacctcacacagtactcccagcttcacttctttaaTCATCACCACCGAGTCCACATTCCACAGTACTaccagcttcacttcttcaatcACCACCACTGACAACACCTCACACAGTAtgcccagcttcacttcttcgaTCGCCACCACTGAGATCatctcacacagtactcccagcttcccTTCTTCAATCACGAACACTGAGACCACATCACACAGGACTCCCAGCTTCACTTTTGCAATCACCACCACTGAGACCATGTCACACAGTATTCCAGGCTTCATTTCTTCAATCACCACCACCGAGACTACCTCAcaccttcctcccaggttcacttcTTTGATCACCACCACcaagaccacctcacacagtccTCCCAGCGTCACTTCTTTGATCACCAGAactgagaccacctcacacagtcctcccagcttcacttcttcaagCACCACCACTGAGACCCCTTCACACAGTACTCCTGGCTTCTCTTCTTCAATTGCCACCTCCAAGACCACCTCAACCGGTCCTCTCAGATACACCTTTGTGATTGGCACCACCAAGACCACTTCATACAGTACTCCCAGGTTCACTTCTGTGATTGCCAGCACCAAGACCACCTCACACAGCACTCCCAGTTTGACTTCTCTGATCACCACCACCGGGACCAGCTCACACAGTACCCTCGGCTTAAGTTCTTCGATCGCCACCACCGATACAACCTCACACAGTACTGCCAGCTTCACTTCTTCGATTGCCACCACTGAGACCATGTCACAGAATACTCCTGGATTCACTTCTTCAATTGCCACCACCGAGAtcacctcacacagtactcccagcttcacttcttcaatcACCACCATGGCGACAACCTCACAGAGtgctcccagcttcacttctttgatCACCATCACTGGGTCGACATCCCACAGTACTCCCAGCATCACTTCTTCAATCACCACCACCGAGAGGACATCCCACAGCACTCCCAGCTACACTTCTTTGATTGCCACCAGTGAGACACCCTCACACACTGTTCTCAGCTTCACTTCTTCGATCACGACCACCGACAGCACATCCCACAGTAATCCCAGCTTGACTTCTGCTATCACCACCACTGAGACCACGTCACACAGTCCTCCCATCTTCACTTCTTCGATCACCACCATagagaccacctcacacagtactcccagcttcacttcgtTGATGACCACCACCGAGACCACCTCCCTCAGTCCTCCAGGCTTCACTTTTTCGATCTCCACCACCGAGAtcacctcacacagtactcccagcttcacttcttccaTCACCACCACGGAGACAACCTCACAGAGTTCTCCCAGCTTCACTTATTTAACCACTATCACCGAGTCCACATCCCACAGTACTaccagcttcacttcttcaatcaccaccactgagaccacctcacacagtatGCCGAGCTTCAATTCTTCGATTGCCACCACTGAGATCATCTCACGTAGTACTCCTAGCTACACTTCTTTAATCGCCACCACTGAGGCACCCTCACACAATACTCCCAGCTTCCCTTCTTCAATCACGACCACTCTGTCCAtatcacacagtactcccagcttgaCTTCTGCAATCACCACCACTGAGACCATATCACACAGTATTCCAGGCTTCACTCCTTCTATCATCTCACCTAGTACTCCCAGCTACACTTCTTTGATCACCACCACCGAGACAccctcacacagtactcccagcttcccTTCTTCAATCACGACCACTCAGTCTGcatcacacagtactcccagcttaaCTTCTGCGATCACCACCACTGAGGCCATGTCACACAGTATTCCAGTCTTCACTTCTTTGATCACCACCACTGAGACTACCTCAcaccttcctcccaggttcacttcTTTGATCACCACCACcaagaccacctcacacagtccTCTCAGCTTCACTGCTTTGATCACCAGCACcaagaccacctcacacagtacttCCAGCTTCACTTCTTCGATCGCCACCAccgagaccacctcacacagtcctcccagcttcacttcttcaagCACCACCATTGAGACCCATTCACACAGTACTCCCGGCTTCTCTTCTTCAATTGCCACCTCCAAGACCACCTCAACCAGTCCTCCCAGATTCACCTTTGCGATCGCCACCACCAAGACCACCTTACACAGTACTCCCAGGTTCACTTTGGCGATTGCCAGCACcaagaccacctcacacagtactcccagcttcagtTCTTTTATCACTGCCACCGAGACCAtgtcacacagtactcccagcctCACTTCTTTGATCACTACCATTGAGACCACATCGCACTGTACTCCTAGCTTGACTTCTTCGATCACTACAAGCGGGACCatctcacacagtactcccagcttcacttctttaaTCACCATCACTGAATCCACATCCCACAGTACTACCAGTTTCCCTTCTTCAATCACCACCactgagaccacctcacacagtacacccagcttcacttctttgatTGCCACCACTGAGATCGTCTCACGTAGTACTCCCAGCTACACCTCTTCAATCGCCACCACTGAGACAccctcacacagtactcccagcttcccTTTTTCAATCACGACCACTGAGACCAtatcacacagtactcccagcttgaATTCTGCGATCACCACCACTGAGACCATGTCACACAGTATTCCAGGCTTCGCTTCTTCGATCACCACCAGCGAGACTACCTCACCctttcctcccaggttcacttcTTTGATCACCACCACCGAGACTACCTCACACAGTCCTCCCAGCTTCACTGCTTCGCTCACCAGCAccgagaccacctcacacagCCCTCTCAGCTTCACTTCCTCAAGCATCACCACTGAGACCCTTTCACGTAGTCGTCCTGGCTTCTCTTCTTCGATTGCCACCTCCAAGACCACCTCAATGAGTCCTCCCAAATTCACCTCTGCAATCGCCACCACCAAGACCACCTCACACGGTACTCCCAGGTTCACTTCTGCGATTGCCAGCACCAAGATCACTTCACAGAGTACTCCCAGTTTGACTTCTCTGATCACGACCACCGGGACCAGCTCACACAGTACCCTCGGCTTAAGTTCTTCAGTCGACACCACCAAGACAACCTCACACAGTACTGccagcttcacttctttgatTGCCACTACTGAGACCACATCACACAATACTCCTGGCTTCACTTCTTCCATCGCCACCACCGAGAtcacctcacacagtactcccagcttcacttcttcaatcACCACCATGGAGACAACCTCACGGAGttctcccagcttcacttctttgatCACCATCACTGGGTCCACATCCCAAAGTATTgccagcttcacttcttcaatcaccaccactgagaccacctcacacagtactcccagcatCACTTCTTCAGTCACCACCGCCGAGAGGACATCCCACAGCACTCCCAGCTACACGTTTTCGATCGCCACCAGTGAGACACCCTCACACACTgttcccagcttcacttctttgatcaccaccaccaacagcaCATCCCACAGTAATCCCAGCTTGACTTCTGCCATCACCACCACTGAGACCAGGTCACACAGTCCTCCCATCTTCACTTCTGTGATCACCACCAcagagaccacctcacacagtactcccag encodes the following:
- the LOC129144498 gene encoding mucin-3B-like, producing the protein ITTTEKTSHSTPSYTSLIATSEAPSCTVPTFTSSITTTESTSHSNPSLTSDITTTETRSHCPPIFTSWITITETTSHSPPSFTSWITSTETTSHSPPSFTSSGTTTETPSHSTPGFSSSIATSKTISTSPPRFTFVIATTKTTSHSTPRFTSVIASTKTTSHSTPSLNSLITTTGTSSHSTLGLSSSIATTETTSHSTASFSSSIATTETTSHNTPGFTSSIATTEITSDSIPSFTSSITTMETTSQSSPSFISLITITGSTSHSSASLTSSITTTETTSHSTPSIASSITTTERTSHSTPSYTSSIATSETPSHTVPSFTSSITTAKSTSHSNPSLSSAIITTETRSRSPPIFTSSITTTETTSHSPPSFTSLIATTESTSHSPPIFTSSITTTETTSHSTPSFTSLITTIEATSNSTPSLTSLITTTETTSHSPPSFTYLTTITESTSHLSTSLTSSITTTETTSHSMLSFTSLIATTEIVLHSTPSYTSSIATSETPSHSTPSFPSSITTTQSISHSTPSLSSAITTTEAISHSIPGFTSLITTAEATSHLPPRFTSLITTTKTTSHSPPSFTASITSTKTTSHSTPGFTSLIATTETTSHSSPSFTSSSTTTEIPSHSTPGFSSSIATFKTTSTSPPRFTFAISTTKTTLHSTPRFTLAIASTKTTSHSTPSFSSFITTTETISHSTPSLTSSITTIETTSHCTPSLSSSITTSETTSHSTPSFTSLITITESTSHSTTSFPSSITTTEITSHSTPSFTSSIATTEITSHSTPSFTSSITTMETTSRSSPSFTSLITITGSTSQSTASFTSSITTTETTSHSTASITSSITTTEIISRSTSSYTSSIATTETPSHITPSFTSTITTTESTSHSNPSLTSAITTTETRSHSPPIFTSSITTTETTSHSTPSFTSAITTTETTTRSLPGFTFSIATTEITSHSPPSFTSLITTTETPSHSNPSFTSFITTTESTSHSLPGFTSVIATTKTTLHSTPIFTSSITTTETTSHNPPGFTFLIPTTETISHSPPSFTSSITIIDTHSHSNPSFISLITTTKSTSQSPLGFTSAIATTGITPHSTPIFTSSIATTKSTSHSTPSFTSLITSTETISQSTPSFSSLMTATVTTSHSTPSLTSLITTIKSTSKNPPTFTSAIATTGITSCSTPIFTSLIATTKSTSHSTPSFTSSITSTETISHSTPSFSSLMTATETTSHSTPSLTSLITTTKSTSQNPPSFTSAIATTGITSRSTPIFTSSITNTESTSRSTPSFTFSITSTETTSHSTPSFTSSITTIETTSHSTPSLTYSITTTRTTSHSTPSFTSLIITTESTFHSTTSFTSSITTTDNTSHSMPSFTSSIATTEIISHSTPSFPSSITNTETTSHRTPSFTFAITTTETMSHSIPGFISSITTTETTSHLPPRFTSLITTTKTTSHSPPSVTSLITRTETTSHSPPSFTSSSTTTETPSHNHFIQYSQVHFCDCQHQDHLTQHSQFDFSDHHHRDQLTQYPRLKFFDRHHRYNLTQYCQLHFFDCHH
- the LOC129144499 gene encoding mucin-3B-like; the encoded protein is MSPPKFTSAIATTKTTSHGTPRFTSAIASTKITSQSTPSLTSLITTTGTSSHSTLGLSSSVDTTKTTSHSTASFTSLIATTETTSHNTPGFTSSIATTEITSHSTPSFTSSITTMETTSRSSPSFTSLITITGSTSQSIASFTSSITTTETTSHSTPSITSSVTTAERTSHSTPSYTFSIATSETPSHTVPSFTSLITTTNSTSHSNPSLTSAITTTETRSHSPPIFTSVITTTETTSHSTPSFTSSITTMATTSQSAPSFTSLITVTGSTSHSTPSYTSSIATILPASLL